The Bacillota bacterium genome contains a region encoding:
- a CDS encoding type II toxin-antitoxin system HicA family toxin, with amino-acid sequence MKVRDVLKMLREDGWHMVNQKGSHRQFKHPTKAGRVTVAGHPGDEVPPGTLNNILGQARLKTKGGTGK; translated from the coding sequence ATGAAGGTTCGTGACGTGCTCAAAATGCTTCGTGAAGATGGTTGGCATATGGTAAACCAGAAAGGTAGCCATAGGCAGTTTAAACATCCAACGAAGGCGGGACGCGTGACGGTGGCCGGTCACCCCGGGGATGAGGTGCCGCCCGGCACCCTGAACAATATCCTGGGCCAGGCACGGTTGAAGACTAAAGGAGGGACTGGAAAGTGA
- a CDS encoding type II toxin-antitoxin system HicB family antitoxin, with amino-acid sequence MKYVVVIEKAESNYAAYSPDVPGCIATGKTPEETLAEYKEALKMHLIGLKEDGLSLPAPSARVEYVVIQEATG; translated from the coding sequence GTGAAATATGTGGTGGTAATCGAAAAGGCTGAAAGTAACTATGCCGCCTATTCGCCTGATGTGCCGGGTTGTATTGCTACCGGGAAAACACCCGAAGAAACTTTAGCCGAATATAAGGAAGCTCTGAAAATGCACCTGATCGGTCTCAAAGAGGACGGCCTATCCTTGCCGGCACCGTCAGCTCGGGTCGAGTATGTGGTAATTCAAGAAGCTACGGGATAG